A single genomic interval of Shewanella psychropiezotolerans harbors:
- the lspA gene encoding signal peptidase II has translation MPTNWKESGIRWYWVVVLVFIADQVSKQWVLANFDLYESVQLLSVFNFTYVRNYGAAFSFLSDAGGWQKWLFTFIAVGFSALLTFWLRKQPAQMWRLNLAYTLVIGGALGNLIDRLQHGYVVDFLDFYWNKSHFPAFNIADSAICVGAALIIVDSFISDRLEKQKKAQDEKSAAKE, from the coding sequence ATGCCAACTAATTGGAAAGAGAGCGGTATACGCTGGTACTGGGTGGTTGTACTGGTATTTATTGCCGATCAAGTCTCTAAGCAATGGGTCTTAGCTAACTTTGATCTTTATGAGTCTGTACAGCTATTATCTGTGTTTAATTTTACCTATGTGCGTAACTATGGGGCAGCATTCAGTTTCTTGAGTGATGCCGGTGGTTGGCAGAAATGGTTATTTACCTTTATCGCAGTGGGCTTTAGCGCCTTGCTGACGTTCTGGTTGAGAAAACAGCCAGCGCAGATGTGGCGACTCAATCTTGCCTATACTTTAGTTATCGGTGGTGCCTTAGGTAATCTTATCGATCGCCTGCAACATGGATACGTGGTCGATTTCTTGGATTTTTATTGGAATAAGAGTCACTTTCCAGCGTTTAATATTGCAGATTCTGCAATTTGTGTCGGAGCTGCACTTATTATTGTGGACTCATTTATCTCAGATCGCCTCGAGAAACAGAAAAAAGCGCAAGATGAAAAAAGTGCTGCAAAGGAGTAA
- the ispH gene encoding 4-hydroxy-3-methylbut-2-enyl diphosphate reductase, with amino-acid sequence MNKANSLQIKLANPRGFCAGVDRAISIVERALELFSPPIYVRHEVVHNRYVVENLKERGAVFVEELDQVPDDSIVIFSAHGVSQAVRAEAKRRGLKVFDATCPLVTKVHLQVTRASRKGVECILIGHAGHPEVEGTMGQYDNPKGGVLLVESPADVESLVVKNPDNLCFVTQTTLSMDDTAGVIAALQKRFPSIEGPRKDDICYATQNRQDAVRNVADDVDLFIVVGSQNSSNSNRLRELAQKRGTEAHLVDNADDINATWFTNVTKVAVTAGASAPEVLVKQVIDAIAELAPSVITEVEGRKEDTVFAVPAELR; translated from the coding sequence ATGAATAAAGCAAATAGTCTACAGATAAAACTTGCCAATCCCAGAGGCTTCTGTGCCGGTGTCGATAGAGCCATCAGCATAGTCGAGCGTGCACTCGAGCTGTTTTCTCCACCTATCTATGTTCGTCATGAAGTGGTGCATAACCGTTATGTGGTCGAGAATCTTAAAGAGCGCGGCGCCGTATTTGTCGAGGAACTGGATCAGGTCCCCGATGACAGTATTGTTATCTTTAGTGCACATGGTGTATCACAGGCTGTGAGAGCCGAAGCTAAGCGTCGCGGCCTTAAGGTGTTCGATGCGACTTGCCCTCTGGTAACTAAGGTTCATCTTCAGGTCACTCGGGCCAGTCGTAAAGGAGTCGAATGTATCCTTATTGGGCATGCCGGACACCCGGAGGTTGAAGGCACCATGGGTCAGTACGATAACCCTAAAGGGGGCGTATTGCTGGTCGAATCACCAGCAGATGTCGAGTCTCTTGTGGTTAAAAACCCAGATAATTTGTGTTTCGTCACTCAAACTACCCTGTCTATGGATGACACTGCTGGTGTCATAGCTGCGTTGCAGAAGCGATTCCCATCTATCGAAGGGCCGCGTAAAGATGATATCTGTTATGCCACACAAAATAGACAGGATGCGGTTCGTAACGTAGCCGATGATGTAGATCTGTTTATTGTTGTAGGGTCACAAAATAGTTCTAACTCGAATCGTCTAAGAGAGCTGGCTCAGAAGCGTGGCACAGAAGCGCATCTGGTAGACAATGCAGATGATATAAACGCGACTTGGTTCACTAATGTGACTAAAGTGGCGGTAACTGCGGGTGCATCGGCTCCTGAAGTACTGGTTAAGCAAGTTATTGATGCTATTGCCGAGTTAGCACCAAGCGTGATAACAGAAGTCGAGGGGCGCAAAGAAGATACCGTCTTTGCTGTGCCTGCGGAGCTGAGATAG
- the ileS gene encoding isoleucine--tRNA ligase produces MSDYKSTLNLPETEFPMRGNLANREPEMLKSWAADGLYQKIRDSRIGRTPFILHDGPPYANGDIHIGHSVNKILKDIIVKSKTLSGFDAPYIPGWDCHGLPIELKVEQKVGKPGHKVTASEFREKCREYAAKQVDGQRDGFIRLGVFADWYKPYLTMDFGTEANIVRSLSKVIESGHLHKGVKPVHWCTDCGSALAEAEVEYEDKKSPAIDVAFVATDKAALLAKFGDVEIETDVSMVIWTTTPWTLPANRALSIAADIDYSLVEFVKDDATRVIILAEALVESCMERYGVDSHKVLAQVKGQELELLRFNHPFYGFDVPVILGDHVTVDSGTGIVHTAPGHGQDDFIIGLKYGLEVANPVGDNGVYKSDTEIFAGQHVFKANANVVTLLEEKGALIKHESILHSYPHCWRHKTPIIFRATPQWFISMDNKGLRKQALGEIEKTKWIPDWGQSRIEKMVENRPDWCISRQRTWGVPITLFVHRETEDLHPDSISLMERVANKIEQKGIQAWWDLDAAELLGDEADQYRKVTDTLDVWFDSGSSFSSVVAARPEYQGHGIDLYLEGSDQHRGWFMSSLMISTAMNGKAPYKQVLTHGFTVDGKGRKMSKSVGNVIAPQTITNKLGADILRLWVAGTDYSGEMTVSDEILKRSADSYRRIRNTTRFLLANINGFDPVKDAVAIEDMVALDRWVVRRAAALQEELLEAYEQYNFHTVTQKLMQFCSVELGSFYLDIIKDRQYTAKGDSHARRSCQTALYLISEAMVRWIAPILSFTADEIWKLLPGERDAYVFTQEWFDGLKSVTLESDLSDELWEQLLSVRGEVNKVIEQARREKLIGGSLEAEITLYADEALSIALNSLGDELRFVLLTSKTQVLALSAAPNDAIETELASLKLGWSKSEAAKCERCWHHREDVAQVEAHPTLCTRCVTNIEGEGEVRQFA; encoded by the coding sequence TGTATCAAAAGATCCGTGATAGCCGTATTGGCCGTACACCATTTATTTTGCATGATGGTCCTCCTTATGCCAACGGCGATATTCATATCGGTCACTCAGTTAATAAGATCCTCAAAGATATTATTGTAAAATCTAAGACGCTATCCGGTTTCGATGCGCCTTATATTCCGGGCTGGGATTGTCATGGTCTACCTATCGAGCTAAAAGTTGAGCAGAAAGTGGGTAAGCCTGGTCATAAGGTTACCGCTAGCGAATTCCGCGAGAAGTGTCGTGAATATGCGGCTAAGCAAGTCGATGGTCAACGTGATGGTTTTATCCGTCTCGGGGTGTTTGCCGATTGGTATAAACCTTATCTGACTATGGATTTCGGTACCGAAGCCAACATAGTGCGCTCACTGTCTAAGGTGATCGAAAGTGGTCACTTGCATAAAGGTGTCAAGCCCGTGCATTGGTGTACCGATTGTGGTTCGGCACTAGCAGAAGCTGAAGTTGAATATGAAGATAAGAAGTCTCCGGCTATCGATGTTGCTTTTGTTGCAACAGATAAAGCAGCACTGCTGGCGAAGTTTGGTGACGTCGAGATTGAAACTGATGTCTCTATGGTTATCTGGACTACGACCCCTTGGACCTTACCTGCAAACCGCGCACTTTCAATCGCAGCGGATATTGACTATTCACTGGTTGAGTTTGTTAAAGACGATGCTACCAGAGTCATTATCTTAGCTGAGGCACTTGTAGAGTCTTGTATGGAGCGTTATGGGGTCGATTCTCATAAGGTATTAGCTCAAGTTAAAGGCCAAGAATTAGAGCTTTTACGCTTTAACCATCCTTTCTATGGCTTCGATGTGCCAGTTATCTTAGGCGACCATGTCACTGTCGATTCGGGTACGGGTATTGTTCATACTGCACCGGGTCACGGTCAAGACGATTTCATTATTGGTCTGAAATATGGTTTAGAAGTTGCTAATCCAGTCGGCGATAATGGCGTTTATAAGTCAGACACTGAAATTTTTGCTGGACAGCACGTATTTAAAGCCAATGCGAATGTGGTGACTCTTCTTGAAGAGAAGGGCGCCTTAATCAAGCACGAGAGTATTCTTCACAGTTATCCTCATTGTTGGAGACACAAGACTCCTATTATCTTTAGAGCGACACCTCAGTGGTTTATCTCTATGGACAACAAAGGCCTGAGAAAGCAAGCTTTGGGCGAAATCGAGAAGACTAAATGGATCCCTGATTGGGGTCAGAGCCGAATCGAGAAAATGGTAGAGAACCGTCCGGATTGGTGTATCTCGCGTCAGCGTACCTGGGGCGTTCCTATTACTTTGTTCGTTCACCGTGAAACCGAAGACTTGCATCCTGATAGCATCTCCTTGATGGAGCGCGTTGCTAACAAGATCGAACAGAAGGGCATTCAAGCCTGGTGGGATCTTGATGCGGCAGAGCTTCTGGGTGACGAAGCAGACCAATACCGTAAGGTGACTGACACCTTAGATGTCTGGTTTGACTCTGGTTCTTCATTCTCATCGGTCGTTGCTGCTCGCCCTGAATATCAGGGGCACGGTATAGATCTTTATCTGGAAGGCAGCGATCAGCATCGTGGCTGGTTTATGTCATCTTTGATGATATCGACTGCGATGAATGGTAAAGCGCCATATAAGCAAGTGCTTACTCATGGATTCACCGTCGACGGCAAAGGCCGTAAGATGTCAAAATCTGTGGGCAATGTGATTGCTCCGCAAACTATCACCAATAAGCTAGGTGCAGATATTTTACGCCTCTGGGTTGCTGGCACTGATTATAGCGGTGAGATGACGGTTTCTGATGAGATCCTCAAGCGTAGCGCCGATTCCTATCGTCGAATTCGTAATACTACGCGTTTCTTGTTAGCTAACATCAATGGTTTCGATCCGGTAAAAGACGCGGTAGCCATTGAAGATATGGTTGCCCTGGATCGTTGGGTGGTACGTCGCGCTGCAGCTTTGCAGGAGGAGTTGCTGGAAGCCTACGAGCAGTATAACTTCCACACCGTGACCCAGAAGCTAATGCAGTTCTGTTCGGTTGAGTTAGGTAGTTTCTATCTCGATATCATCAAGGATAGACAGTACACGGCTAAAGGCGATAGTCATGCACGTCGTAGTTGCCAGACTGCACTTTATTTGATTTCTGAGGCTATGGTACGTTGGATCGCACCTATTCTATCTTTCACAGCCGATGAGATCTGGAAGCTACTTCCTGGTGAGCGAGATGCTTATGTATTTACTCAAGAGTGGTTCGATGGACTTAAGTCGGTAACTCTAGAGTCAGATCTTAGTGATGAGTTGTGGGAGCAGTTGCTTAGCGTCCGTGGTGAAGTCAACAAGGTTATTGAGCAAGCCAGACGTGAAAAGCTGATCGGTGGTTCATTGGAAGCTGAGATCACCCTATATGCCGATGAAGCGTTATCTATAGCGCTAAACAGTCTGGGTGATGAGTTAAGATTCGTTCTGCTGACGTCTAAGACACAAGTACTTGCTTTATCAGCAGCGCCAAATGATGCGATTGAAACTGAGCTTGCATCGCTTAAACTTGGCTGGTCGAAGTCTGAAGCTGCAAAATGTGAGCGCTGCTGGCATCACAGGGAAGACGTTGCTCAGGTTGAAGCACATCCAACTCTTTGTACTCGTTGTGTTACTAACATCGAAGGCGAGGGTGAAGTTCGTCAGTTTGCCTAA
- the fkpB gene encoding FKBP-type peptidyl-prolyl cis-trans isomerase, with product MTDVRSILCHMNIVLEDGSTADSTKASGKPARLNIGDESLSPAFEAQINSLEEGDSHSFTLEAVDAFGESNPDAIHYMDRSKFPGDMELEPGVIVSFGGPGGSEIPGIVREVAGDSVTVDLNHPLAGQVLTFELEVIQVL from the coding sequence TTGACTGATGTACGTTCTATTTTATGTCATATGAATATCGTGCTTGAAGATGGCTCTACCGCCGATAGCACCAAGGCTTCTGGTAAACCTGCGAGGCTTAATATCGGTGATGAAAGTTTAAGCCCGGCTTTTGAGGCACAGATAAACTCCTTGGAAGAGGGTGATAGCCATAGCTTCACCCTAGAAGCTGTCGATGCCTTTGGTGAGTCTAATCCAGATGCAATTCATTATATGGATAGAAGTAAGTTTCCCGGGGATATGGAACTCGAACCTGGTGTTATTGTGAGTTTCGGTGGGCCGGGTGGCAGTGAGATCCCTGGCATAGTTCGTGAAGTGGCTGGTGATTCGGTGACGGTCGATCTTAATCATCCTTTAGCGGGTCAGGTACTTACGTTTGAGCTAGAAGTGATACAGGTACTTTAG